In Drosophila ananassae strain 14024-0371.13 chromosome 3R, ASM1763931v2, whole genome shotgun sequence, the DNA window ACTGCCCAAGCAGAAGCCCgaaaagaaacaacaaaaaggaGAGGGCAAAAAGCCTTTGATCCTGGCGCCTCCAGAATCCCCAGCCGCTGCTCCTGCCGCAAACAAAAAGTCGAAAGTGAAGCCGGAGAAGGCAGCCAAGAAGCCTTTGATTTTGGCTCCTCCAGAGTCGCCAGTGGtcccaaaaaaagaaaccaagGCAAAGGCTGCGGCGCCAGCTCCAGCACCAGCCAAGAAAGCGGCAGCTAAGCGAAAGGCAGAGGAACCGGTTGCCCAGAAGGCTGCTCCAGCGCCGGCAAAGAAGTCCCAGAAGCAGGCTGCTGTAGCCGAAGCTGCAAAAAAGATCGCCAAGGCCGCTCCAGCTTCCGAAGAATCCAAGAAGACAACCAAGCCAGGGAAGAAGGACGCCAAGGCATCTAAAGCTGCTGAAGATGTAAAGAAAGCCACCAAGCCAAGTGCCGATGCCAAGCCGGCCAAGGAAACTGTAAAAGCCAAGGCTCAATCGGCTGCTTCGCTCCAAAAGAAGAACAAACCTGCCCAGAAGATTTCAAAGCCAGTCAAGGCTCCGAAAGCAAAGAAGGTCGACAATAAAATTAAGAACAAGCCAGGCAAGAAAGCCTCAAAGAAAGCATCCAAAGCCAAGCCACCCTTGGAGCTGACTTTCGAACTGCAGTCTTTCGATGAGAAAAAGTACGAACAGATCGTTAGCGAGGGAAATGTTAAGAAGGTGTGCCAGGCCTTGAAGGATCTAGTTGCCGAGGAGGTGGCTAAGAAGAAGGACATTTTCACAGACTACCGCTACAATCTCCAAGTGGCCAGTTACAAGATTGCCAGCTGCCCAAAAAGAGTGGTGAAGCTGGCCCTGAAGCACTCCCTAGTGAACGCTGACTCCGATGTGGCCATTATTGTGCCTGATTTGCAGCGGGGCGCCAAGTTCGACTTTGAACCCACCAAACAGCACTATGAGGATCTTCTCCGGGAGGCAGGTGTTACCCAGCGTCTTACCGTCGTTCCGTTTAACCAGCTGCGCAACGAGATGGGACCATTCGAGGCCAAGCGCAAGTTCCTGAACACATACGACTACCTGCTCTGCGACGGTCGTATCTCTGGCCAGGCGTCCTCGTTTTTGGGCAAGGTAAGAATTAGCCAAGGGATGTTTTTGCTTGGGAGGACAATGAGGGTATTCGGAGAAACCTTTATAATCTGGTTTAAGAGAAAGTAATCCTGAATACCTACACATTTTGAGATAGTTTCTATCCCTACTATTCTATTAATAAATTGTTaacaaatttgtaatttttctatttattttcagttcACCCAGAAGCCTCGCAATGTTCTGCATGCCGTTCGTCTTAGCAAGGACAATGATAAGATTGCAGAGGAGGTGAAGCGCGCCCTCCACCGCACTGCCTTCCGGCAGCTGGCCAAGGGCGATCTAACTACCATTCCGGTGGGCAACCACGAGCACAGTGCCGAGCAGCTGGCTGAAAACATCCTGCTGGTGAGCAAGCAACTGCAGCAGGTTTTTCCCGGTGGTCTGGCCAATATTCGTTCGCTGTACGTCAAGATCGACATTGTGGGTACATCGGCCCTACCACTGTACGTCAGTCTGTGTGCCCCACCGGCCGAGACTCCGTATGTGGTCGGACCACGGGAGCAGCGCATGCTTAAATTGAAGAAACAGGCCAACGAGGTGTTGTCCCGATTCGCGTTGACCAAGGATGCCGAGTTTGTTAAACTCTCAGGGGAGCAGGTGAAGCGCAAGGCAGAGCTGCGTCAGAAGAAGGAGGCCCTTTTGGCCGCTGATGCTGCGCCCAAGGACAACGACGGCGAGGACACGGCTGTGCCTACGAAAAAGGCCCGCAAGGAGGCGGCCAGCGAGAGCTCTAAGGCTGAGCCTGAGTCCGAGGAGGGCGACGCtgaggaggacgacgaggaAGAAAGTGCGGGCGAAAGTGGAGAGGATGAGGACGGCGAGGATGATGATGACGTCGAGGGCGAGGACgatgatgaagacgatgacgatg includes these proteins:
- the LOC6497194 gene encoding ribosomal L1 domain-containing protein CG13096, whose product is MVKVQKPQPKSLKKSNSIEGVSKKKNKPEKAAKQPPAAVLEEANNKKGKNAALKKADGAVKAKKELPKQKPEKKQQKGEGKKPLILAPPESPAAAPAANKKSKVKPEKAAKKPLILAPPESPVVPKKETKAKAAAPAPAPAKKAAAKRKAEEPVAQKAAPAPAKKSQKQAAVAEAAKKIAKAAPASEESKKTTKPGKKDAKASKAAEDVKKATKPSADAKPAKETVKAKAQSAASLQKKNKPAQKISKPVKAPKAKKVDNKIKNKPGKKASKKASKAKPPLELTFELQSFDEKKYEQIVSEGNVKKVCQALKDLVAEEVAKKKDIFTDYRYNLQVASYKIASCPKRVVKLALKHSLVNADSDVAIIVPDLQRGAKFDFEPTKQHYEDLLREAGVTQRLTVVPFNQLRNEMGPFEAKRKFLNTYDYLLCDGRISGQASSFLGKFTQKPRNVLHAVRLSKDNDKIAEEVKRALHRTAFRQLAKGDLTTIPVGNHEHSAEQLAENILLVSKQLQQVFPGGLANIRSLYVKIDIVGTSALPLYVSLCAPPAETPYVVGPREQRMLKLKKQANEVLSRFALTKDAEFVKLSGEQVKRKAELRQKKEALLAADAAPKDNDGEDTAVPTKKARKEAASESSKAEPESEEGDAEEDDEEESAGESGEDEDGEDDDDVEGEDDDEDDDDDDDDDDEEDEEEDDDDDDDE